One window of the Rufibacter radiotolerans genome contains the following:
- a CDS encoding acyl carrier protein phosphodiesterase, translating to MNYLAHLFLSGNDADLRLGNFIADSVRGAQILLYPERVQQGIKLHRLIDAFTDVHPVVAETKARLRPKFRKYAGVVADVYYDHFLAKGFSTFSEQSLEVFAAHSYAHIQSYPGLLPDRVQHFFPYMVKHNWLVSYAQVEGISRALHGLSTRTTFDSGMEHAGQELTLNYDFYQQEFDRFFPELQAYVEEQIVLIKN from the coding sequence ATGAATTACTTAGCCCATTTATTTTTGTCTGGCAATGATGCTGACCTCCGGCTGGGCAATTTTATAGCAGATAGCGTACGGGGTGCCCAAATCCTGCTGTACCCCGAACGGGTGCAGCAAGGAATCAAACTGCACCGGCTTATTGATGCGTTCACGGATGTGCACCCGGTGGTGGCGGAGACCAAAGCCCGGCTCCGGCCGAAGTTCCGGAAGTATGCCGGGGTAGTGGCTGACGTGTATTATGACCATTTTCTGGCCAAGGGCTTCTCAACGTTCAGCGAGCAGTCATTGGAGGTATTTGCCGCCCATTCCTACGCGCATATCCAAAGCTACCCAGGACTTCTGCCAGACCGGGTGCAGCATTTCTTTCCGTATATGGTCAAGCATAATTGGCTGGTCTCCTACGCCCAGGTAGAAGGAATTTCCCGGGCCCTGCACGGCCTGAGTACCCGCACCACTTTTGACTCTGGCATGGAACACGCCGGGCAGGAGCTAACCCTTAACTATGATTTTTACCAACAGGAATTTGACCGTTTCTTCCCTGAGCTGCAGGCCTACGTGGAAGAACAAATCGTTTTAATTAAGAATTAA
- a CDS encoding FKBP-type peptidyl-prolyl cis-trans isomerase, with translation MKIEENKVVSLTYELRVTDEEGEATLVETADEENPMVFLFGVSGLPEKFEEELEGKSAGESFKFTVSAEDGYGDLDESAIVPVPKNVFEVDGKIDEEMVQVGNYIPMSDNEGNHMQGRIVGVEPDHVLMDFNHPLAGMDMHFEGKIVSVREATQEEISHGHVHGEGGHHH, from the coding sequence ATGAAAATCGAAGAGAACAAAGTAGTGTCGCTCACCTACGAGCTACGCGTTACCGACGAAGAAGGCGAAGCAACCCTGGTAGAGACCGCTGACGAAGAAAACCCAATGGTCTTTTTGTTTGGTGTGAGCGGCCTCCCTGAAAAATTTGAAGAAGAACTGGAAGGAAAATCAGCGGGCGAATCTTTTAAATTCACCGTTTCTGCCGAAGACGGCTACGGCGATTTAGACGAGTCTGCCATTGTACCGGTGCCTAAAAACGTATTTGAGGTAGACGGCAAAATTGACGAGGAAATGGTGCAGGTAGGCAATTACATTCCTATGTCTGACAATGAAGGCAACCACATGCAGGGTCGCATTGTAGGCGTTGAGCCAGACCACGTGCTCATGGACTTCAACCACCCACTAGCCGGAATGGACATGCACTTTGAAGGCAAGATTGTAAGCGTTCGCGAAGCCACCCAGGAAGAAATTTCCCACGGCCACGTACACGGCGAAGGCGGACACCATCATTAA
- a CDS encoding AAA domain-containing protein — translation MDEILNELLEVRALLKLEQDEDRKQYQLKNAQTTITERKRLGICWYPVNVIKQEVGFGNKVVVELERISGRDQLHMFQAGSSAALFTNGDGGTLNGVVLEVKRNKLRLATSKEDLPDWVEEGYKMGVELTFDEVSYREMEIALMKVMEAEKSRLAQLRDIILGAEPAYFRREKPFTPVPFLNDSQNAAVANIMQAKDVAIIHGPPGTGKTTTLVQAILQTLEAGERRLLVTAPSNTAVDLLTEKLAEQGVNVIRIGNPSRVSEVLLEHTLDSQVMHHRDFRQLKKLRKSAEEYRTMAFQFKRSFGHEEREQRRRMKEESKRMLEQADDIEQYITNDLLDHVEVITCTLVGSANRMIRHLQYDTVFIDEAAQALEPACWIPITRANRVVLAGDHHQLPPTVKSLAAERGGLARTLFEKCIERQPEVAVMLNTQYRMHQHIMGFSNSQFYGSNLIAHDSVESHTLQDIHPAFDPGLIVEFIDTAGCGFNDQTIGEGSSTANPEEADILLKHLVNLLTPYEPGSDPEGENAAPLRIGIISPYRAQINYLKDQVEHQPKLAQLLSRRQLSVGTVDSFQGQERDIIYISMVRSNPEGEIGFLGDIRRMNVAMTRAKKKMVIVGDSATLGQHPFYQEFLTYAERIGAYRSAWELISTDPE, via the coding sequence ATGGACGAAATCTTAAACGAGTTATTAGAGGTGCGGGCGTTGCTCAAGTTGGAGCAGGACGAAGACCGCAAGCAATACCAACTGAAGAATGCCCAGACCACAATCACGGAGCGCAAGCGCCTGGGAATCTGCTGGTACCCGGTGAACGTGATCAAGCAGGAAGTGGGCTTCGGGAACAAGGTGGTGGTAGAGTTGGAGCGCATCTCGGGCCGTGACCAATTGCATATGTTTCAGGCTGGCTCCTCGGCGGCGTTGTTCACCAACGGCGACGGCGGCACGCTTAACGGCGTAGTGCTGGAGGTAAAGCGCAACAAGCTACGGCTGGCCACCTCCAAAGAAGATCTGCCAGATTGGGTAGAGGAAGGCTACAAGATGGGCGTGGAACTCACCTTTGACGAGGTCAGCTACCGCGAGATGGAAATTGCGCTCATGAAAGTGATGGAAGCCGAGAAAAGCCGCCTGGCCCAGCTCCGCGACATTATCTTGGGCGCTGAGCCCGCCTACTTCCGCCGCGAAAAACCTTTCACGCCCGTTCCTTTTCTGAATGATTCGCAGAATGCAGCGGTAGCCAACATCATGCAGGCCAAAGACGTGGCCATCATCCACGGGCCTCCGGGCACCGGCAAAACCACTACGCTGGTACAAGCCATTCTCCAGACCCTTGAGGCCGGTGAGCGCAGACTTTTAGTTACGGCCCCCAGCAATACCGCCGTGGATCTGCTCACCGAAAAACTGGCCGAGCAAGGTGTGAACGTGATCAGGATTGGGAACCCATCCAGGGTATCTGAAGTGCTGTTGGAGCATACCCTGGATTCCCAGGTCATGCACCACCGCGACTTCCGGCAACTGAAGAAGCTAAGGAAATCTGCGGAGGAATACCGGACGATGGCCTTCCAGTTCAAACGCAGCTTCGGGCATGAGGAACGCGAGCAGCGGCGCCGAATGAAAGAGGAAAGCAAGCGCATGCTGGAACAGGCCGATGACATTGAGCAGTACATCACCAATGACCTGCTGGACCACGTGGAGGTAATCACCTGCACGTTGGTGGGCTCGGCTAACCGCATGATCCGGCACCTGCAATATGACACTGTCTTTATAGATGAGGCCGCCCAGGCCCTGGAACCTGCCTGCTGGATTCCAATCACCCGCGCCAACCGCGTGGTTCTTGCCGGCGACCACCACCAGTTACCGCCAACTGTCAAGTCTTTGGCAGCTGAGCGCGGCGGACTGGCCCGCACCTTGTTCGAGAAATGCATTGAGCGTCAGCCCGAGGTGGCAGTCATGCTCAACACCCAGTACCGCATGCACCAGCACATCATGGGCTTTTCTAACAGCCAGTTCTACGGCAGTAATTTAATTGCCCATGACAGTGTGGAATCGCATACGTTACAAGACATTCATCCGGCCTTTGACCCAGGGCTGATTGTAGAGTTTATTGACACCGCCGGCTGCGGGTTCAATGACCAGACCATTGGCGAAGGCAGCAGCACCGCCAACCCAGAAGAGGCAGACATTCTGCTAAAGCACCTGGTGAACCTACTCACGCCCTATGAACCTGGCTCTGATCCCGAAGGGGAAAACGCCGCTCCGTTGCGCATTGGTATTATATCGCCGTACCGTGCCCAGATCAATTACCTGAAAGACCAGGTGGAGCATCAGCCCAAGCTGGCCCAATTGCTATCGCGTCGGCAACTGTCGGTGGGCACGGTAGACTCCTTCCAGGGGCAGGAACGTGACATCATCTACATTAGCATGGTGCGTAGCAACCCCGAAGGCGAGATTGGCTTTCTGGGAGATATCAGGCGCATGAACGTGGCCATGACCAGGGCCAAGAAGAAGATGGTGATTGTAGGCGACAGTGCCACTTTGGGGCAGCACCCGTTTTACCAGGAATTTCTGACCTACGCCGAACGCATTGGCGCTTACCGCAGCGCCTGGGAGCTTATCTCCACGGACCCGGAATAA
- a CDS encoding 3-hydroxyacyl-CoA dehydrogenase family protein encodes MNISVIGSGTMGNGIAHVFAQHGFKVSMVDISQDSLTKGLGTISANLDRMVAKAALTEEQKTQTLERISTFTDLEQGVRDADLVIEAATENADIKLDLFRKLDQFTKPACILASNTSSISITKIAAATKRPEQVIGMHFMNPVPVMKLVEVIRGYSTSDAITNQILDLSRQLGKTPAEANDYPGFVANRILMPMINEAIYTLYEGVAGVEEIDTIMKLGMAHLMGPLQLADFIGLDVCLSIMKVLHDGFGHPKYAPCPLLVNMVQAGQLGKKAGQGFYNYSHGTKDLVVAESFKKS; translated from the coding sequence ATGAACATATCCGTCATTGGTTCCGGCACCATGGGTAACGGCATTGCCCACGTGTTTGCCCAGCATGGCTTCAAGGTTTCCATGGTTGACATCTCCCAGGATTCCCTGACCAAAGGCTTAGGAACCATCTCTGCTAACCTGGACCGCATGGTGGCCAAGGCCGCCCTTACCGAAGAACAGAAAACCCAGACCCTGGAGCGCATCTCCACCTTCACCGACCTGGAGCAAGGCGTGCGCGACGCAGACCTGGTCATTGAAGCCGCCACCGAGAACGCAGACATAAAGCTGGACCTGTTCCGGAAGCTGGACCAGTTCACCAAACCTGCCTGCATCCTGGCCAGCAACACTTCATCTATCTCCATTACCAAGATTGCGGCCGCCACCAAACGTCCAGAGCAAGTAATTGGTATGCACTTCATGAATCCCGTGCCGGTCATGAAACTGGTAGAAGTGATCAGAGGCTATTCCACCAGTGATGCCATCACCAATCAGATCCTGGACCTGTCCAGGCAATTGGGCAAGACGCCCGCCGAGGCGAATGACTACCCTGGTTTCGTGGCCAACCGCATTCTCATGCCCATGATCAATGAGGCTATATATACTTTATATGAAGGCGTGGCCGGCGTGGAGGAAATTGACACCATCATGAAACTGGGCATGGCGCACCTTATGGGTCCGTTGCAACTGGCAGACTTTATAGGCCTTGATGTTTGCCTGTCTATTATGAAAGTGTTGCATGATGGTTTCGGGCACCCAAAATACGCTCCCTGCCCCCTATTGGTGAACATGGTACAGGCGGGCCAGTTAGGCAAAAAGGCCGGCCAGGGCTTCTATAACTACTCCCACGGCACCAAAGACCTGGTGGTGGCAGAATCTTTCAAGAAAAGCTAG
- a CDS encoding lmo0937 family membrane protein — protein MGNLLYIIAVVLVIIWLIGFLGFGDQVGGVIHILLVIAVIAVILRLIRRA, from the coding sequence ATGGGAAATCTATTGTATATCATCGCAGTAGTGCTGGTAATTATCTGGCTGATCGGATTCTTAGGATTCGGTGATCAAGTAGGTGGCGTGATCCACATCTTGTTAGTTATTGCGGTAATCGCCGTGATCTTACGTTTGATACGCAGGGCATAA
- a CDS encoding lmo0937 family membrane protein, with the protein MGNLLYIIAVVLVIIWLIGFLGFGDQVGGIIHVLLVIAIVMVLLRLIRG; encoded by the coding sequence ATGGGAAATTTACTGTACATCATCGCAGTAGTACTTGTTATTATTTGGCTCATCGGGTTCTTAGGATTTGGAGATCAGGTGGGTGGCATCATCCACGTACTATTGGTAATTGCCATAGTAATGGTCCTGCTAAGATTGATAAGAGGGTAA
- a CDS encoding ABC-F family ATP-binding cassette domain-containing protein translates to MISTSNVSLGYGKRTLFEDVTIKFSPGNCYGLIGANGAGKSTFLKILSGEIDPNTGTVDIPAKMRLAVLKQDHYEYDEYPVLQTVIMGHKRLYDIMNEKDAIYAKEDFSEEDGMRASELEAEFADMEGWNAEYEAGELLSGLGISPDLHYTLMKDLGGNEKIRVLLAQALFGNPDILLLDEPTNHLDAESIMWLENFLDNFQNTVIVVSHDRHFLDAVCTHVADIDYGKIQLYAGNYTFWYESSQLASKQRTDANRKTEDKRKELEAFIARFSANASKSKQATSRSKLLAKLTLEDIKPSSRRYPYIQFKQEREAGNQLLQVDDLSKNGEDGVLFKNVTFTVDKKDKIAVISRNDLAATSFFKIIMGEMAPDKGEFKWGTTISAAYFPKDNNEFFQTDLSLVDWLRQFSVEKDESFIRGFLGRMLFSGEESLKKASVLSGGEKVRCMLSRMMLQSGNMLVLDEPTNHLDLESITALNNGLKEFPGSLLFSSHDLQFVDTIANRIIELTPKGIIDKRMSYDEYLTNEDIKALRAQMYGVNSLV, encoded by the coding sequence ATGATCAGTACCAGTAACGTAAGTCTTGGCTACGGCAAACGCACCCTTTTTGAAGACGTCACCATCAAGTTCTCACCCGGAAACTGTTATGGCCTTATAGGCGCAAACGGAGCGGGTAAGTCAACTTTCCTTAAAATCTTATCTGGGGAAATAGACCCCAACACCGGCACGGTAGACATACCAGCTAAAATGCGCCTTGCGGTTCTAAAACAGGACCACTATGAGTATGATGAGTATCCTGTGCTCCAGACGGTGATCATGGGCCACAAGCGCCTGTATGACATCATGAACGAGAAAGATGCCATCTATGCCAAAGAGGATTTCTCTGAGGAAGACGGCATGCGCGCCTCTGAACTGGAAGCCGAATTTGCCGATATGGAAGGCTGGAACGCTGAATATGAAGCTGGTGAATTATTGAGTGGCCTAGGCATTTCCCCGGACCTGCATTACACCCTAATGAAAGACCTGGGCGGTAACGAGAAGATTCGCGTCCTCTTGGCACAGGCCTTGTTCGGTAACCCAGACATTCTGCTCCTGGATGAGCCTACCAACCACCTGGACGCTGAGTCTATCATGTGGCTGGAGAACTTCCTGGACAACTTCCAGAACACGGTGATTGTGGTAAGCCACGACCGTCACTTCCTGGATGCTGTGTGTACGCACGTGGCAGACATTGATTATGGTAAAATTCAGTTGTACGCCGGTAACTATACCTTCTGGTATGAGTCTAGCCAACTAGCCTCCAAGCAGCGCACAGACGCTAACCGCAAAACTGAAGACAAGCGCAAGGAGCTGGAAGCGTTTATTGCCCGTTTTAGCGCAAACGCCTCCAAATCAAAGCAGGCTACTTCGCGTTCTAAACTGTTAGCCAAACTTACCCTGGAAGATATTAAGCCTTCCAGCCGCCGGTACCCTTACATCCAGTTCAAGCAGGAGCGTGAGGCCGGCAACCAGTTGCTGCAGGTAGATGATCTTTCCAAGAATGGCGAGGATGGCGTGCTCTTCAAGAACGTTACGTTCACCGTTGACAAGAAAGACAAGATAGCGGTGATCAGCCGCAATGACCTGGCCGCCACTTCTTTCTTCAAGATCATTATGGGAGAGATGGCGCCAGACAAAGGCGAATTCAAGTGGGGTACCACCATCAGCGCCGCCTACTTCCCTAAAGACAACAATGAGTTTTTCCAGACCGATCTGAGTCTGGTGGACTGGCTGCGTCAATTCTCGGTGGAGAAAGACGAGAGCTTTATCCGGGGCTTCCTGGGCCGTATGCTTTTCTCCGGGGAAGAATCTCTGAAAAAGGCGAGTGTACTTTCCGGGGGTGAAAAAGTACGGTGTATGCTTTCGCGCATGATGCTGCAGAGCGGTAACATGCTGGTGCTGGATGAACCTACCAACCACTTGGATCTAGAGTCTATCACGGCCCTGAACAACGGGCTTAAAGAATTTCCGGGGTCTCTGTTGTTCAGCTCCCATGACTTACAGTTTGTAGACACCATTGCCAACCGCATTATTGAGTTGACGCCCAAAGGAATCATTGACAAGCGCATGTCTTATGACGAGTACCTGACCAATGAGGATATCAAGGCTTTGAGAGCCCAGATGTATGGGGTGAACAGCCTGGTTTAG
- a CDS encoding DUF4199 domain-containing protein yields MEQRRTTVQKTGTYYGVMTGVAAIIYIVLVKLLGLIENVSLHFLVGIILVIGVILAIKSHKSSRHGKIDYLEGIGVGFFVGLVSAVLYTIFQVVMDSVFHLAFSYPYRADESYGDQQAIWILGITWILMGIILGAFIGYIAMQFFKRPDHKLSS; encoded by the coding sequence ATGGAACAACGAAGGACAACGGTACAAAAAACCGGTACCTATTATGGAGTAATGACAGGAGTAGCGGCAATCATCTACATTGTGCTCGTAAAGCTCCTTGGCCTCATAGAAAATGTTTCTTTACACTTTCTGGTGGGCATAATTCTAGTGATTGGAGTAATTCTGGCTATTAAAAGTCATAAAAGCAGCAGGCACGGCAAGATTGATTATCTAGAAGGCATTGGGGTAGGCTTTTTTGTGGGTTTGGTCTCCGCGGTTCTCTACACCATCTTCCAGGTAGTGATGGACTCTGTGTTCCATCTGGCCTTTTCTTACCCGTACCGGGCAGATGAATCTTATGGTGACCAACAGGCCATCTGGATATTGGGCATTACCTGGATCCTGATGGGTATTATCTTAGGGGCATTCATTGGTTACATCGCCATGCAGTTCTTTAAAAGACCAGACCATAAATTATCATCTTAA
- a CDS encoding murein L,D-transpeptidase catalytic domain family protein yields MNRIISVFSVIAVLSFVLPANSASSTESFSSSSKTEVKVVAGKTSFADFLENLYDEADLKKAGMNFEVFKRAATGYYNLKEQNKLNKSKDILTVVDFSKHSREKRLWIVDLAKKKLLYNSLVAHGRGSGNEKAVNFSNIENSHMSSLGFYITENTYFGKHGLSLKLQGVDKGFNTNAKDRAVVVHGADYVSEAFVKQHGRLGRSHGCPALPKEITEEVVQLIKGGTVLYIDAPVANYSSAYLNADTAIKRFENEILAKQAQLLSK; encoded by the coding sequence ATGAATAGAATAATTTCCGTTTTCTCCGTCATCGCAGTCTTGTCTTTCGTTCTTCCTGCAAATAGCGCTTCTTCCACAGAGTCTTTTTCTTCTTCTTCCAAGACAGAGGTGAAAGTTGTGGCCGGTAAAACCTCTTTCGCAGATTTTCTGGAAAACCTGTATGATGAGGCAGATCTTAAGAAAGCGGGAATGAACTTTGAAGTGTTCAAAAGAGCCGCCACCGGGTATTATAACCTCAAGGAGCAGAACAAACTGAACAAGTCTAAAGACATCTTAACCGTGGTTGATTTCTCTAAGCATAGCCGTGAGAAACGCCTTTGGATTGTAGACCTGGCCAAAAAGAAATTATTATATAACAGCTTAGTGGCCCACGGCCGCGGTTCTGGAAATGAAAAAGCGGTGAACTTCTCTAACATAGAGAACTCGCACATGAGCAGCCTGGGCTTTTACATCACAGAGAACACCTATTTTGGCAAGCATGGCCTTTCCCTTAAATTACAGGGCGTAGACAAAGGATTCAATACCAACGCCAAAGACCGCGCAGTAGTAGTACATGGCGCTGACTATGTAAGTGAAGCCTTTGTAAAGCAGCATGGCAGATTAGGCCGAAGCCACGGTTGCCCCGCCTTGCCAAAGGAGATTACTGAAGAAGTGGTGCAATTGATCAAAGGAGGCACTGTTTTGTACATTGATGCCCCGGTTGCTAATTATTCTTCTGCGTACCTGAATGCTGATACCGCCATCAAACGTTTTGAGAATGAGATCCTGGCCAAGCAGGCCCAGTTGCTGAGCAAATAG
- a CDS encoding M48 family metalloprotease, translating into MRGSMRFVIGLLIAAFSLVTYWCNREYNPVTGETQHINMSAEQEIALGLQAAPEMAQQYGGLHADQQATAKVKEIGQRIVQSTKARETPYQFDFHLLADENTINAFALPGGQIFITAGLLRRLQTEGQVAGVLGHEVGHVVARHSAEQIAKAKLTQGLSGAAAVATYDPQNPSSASAAAAAAMIGKLMNLKYGRDDELESDRLAVSFTAEAGYDPRAMLGVMEVLSEGGSGGSGPDFFQTHPNPTNRKAKIEQAISEVFPNGIPSGLIQ; encoded by the coding sequence ATGAGAGGTTCCATGCGCTTTGTGATTGGGTTGCTGATTGCCGCATTTTCATTAGTGACCTATTGGTGCAATAGAGAATACAACCCGGTTACCGGCGAAACCCAGCATATTAACATGAGTGCTGAGCAGGAGATAGCCCTAGGGCTACAGGCCGCCCCGGAAATGGCCCAGCAGTACGGCGGGCTCCACGCAGACCAGCAAGCCACCGCCAAGGTAAAAGAGATTGGCCAACGGATTGTCCAAAGCACCAAAGCCCGTGAAACACCCTACCAGTTTGATTTTCACCTGCTGGCAGATGAAAACACCATCAATGCCTTTGCCTTACCGGGCGGGCAGATTTTTATTACAGCGGGTCTATTGCGCAGGCTTCAGACGGAAGGGCAGGTAGCCGGCGTGCTGGGCCATGAGGTGGGTCACGTGGTGGCCCGCCACTCCGCGGAGCAGATTGCCAAAGCCAAACTGACCCAGGGCTTGTCCGGGGCCGCGGCGGTGGCCACGTATGACCCACAGAACCCTTCCTCTGCCAGTGCCGCCGCGGCGGCCGCCATGATTGGGAAACTGATGAACCTGAAGTATGGCCGCGATGATGAGTTGGAGTCTGACCGGTTAGCCGTATCTTTTACCGCAGAGGCCGGCTATGATCCCCGGGCCATGCTGGGCGTGATGGAAGTTCTTTCTGAAGGAGGCAGTGGGGGCAGCGGTCCTGATTTTTTCCAGACGCACCCAAACCCCACCAACCGAAAAGCAAAAATAGAGCAAGCCATTAGTGAGGTGTTCCCTAACGGCATACCCAGCGGCCTTATACAATAA
- a CDS encoding diacylglycerol/lipid kinase family protein, translated as MSKMLFVINPISGDLDKEELAEDVRAFCLRNQIETDFYKTTGEEDERHLKQKINAFQPDIVTAIGGDGTVSLVAKAIIQSPIALGIIPQGSGNGLSKDLGIPQDFDEALHVLVDHHIMAIDTLDVNGQLSIHLCDMGFNALVVERFCEGETRGPGAYAWIAMQEFMGYTPKRYTIMTDGKTVFDGEAFMIAVTNAKAFGSNATINPSGIINDGEFEIFILEPFPKASSLGILYQLYTDTIDNSIYTHRFSCRSAEIVNHAKEHTQIDGEPVDLPEKIEFKVMPKSLRVILPNVQE; from the coding sequence ATGAGCAAGATGTTGTTTGTCATTAACCCTATATCCGGAGACCTTGACAAAGAAGAACTGGCGGAAGATGTTCGGGCGTTTTGTTTGAGAAACCAGATTGAGACGGACTTTTACAAAACCACCGGTGAAGAAGATGAGCGGCACCTCAAGCAAAAGATAAACGCCTTTCAACCAGATATCGTCACTGCCATTGGCGGAGATGGAACCGTAAGCTTAGTGGCAAAAGCCATCATTCAATCACCCATTGCGCTGGGCATCATTCCCCAGGGCTCCGGGAACGGCTTGTCTAAAGACCTGGGCATTCCCCAAGACTTTGATGAGGCCTTACATGTGCTGGTAGACCACCATATCATGGCTATTGATACCCTGGACGTGAACGGGCAACTTTCTATCCACCTTTGTGACATGGGATTCAATGCGCTGGTAGTGGAGCGCTTTTGCGAAGGGGAAACCAGAGGCCCCGGTGCCTACGCCTGGATTGCCATGCAGGAATTCATGGGATACACCCCCAAGAGGTACACCATCATGACCGACGGTAAAACGGTTTTTGACGGTGAGGCCTTTATGATAGCGGTAACCAACGCCAAGGCCTTCGGGAGTAATGCCACCATTAACCCCTCTGGCATCATCAATGACGGTGAATTTGAGATCTTTATCCTGGAGCCATTCCCTAAAGCCTCCAGCCTGGGCATTTTGTACCAACTATACACAGACACTATTGATAACTCCATCTATACCCACCGGTTTAGCTGCCGGTCAGCGGAGATTGTGAACCATGCCAAGGAACATACCCAGATAGACGGTGAACCGGTTGACTTGCCTGAGAAAATAGAGTTTAAGGTGATGCCCAAAAGTCTGCGCGTGATCTTACCTAACGTGCAGGAATAG
- a CDS encoding metallophosphoesterase, translating into MFYQIVLFLFLALALWLLYSYLKERKYRKKPFYALADVGWRTISPPPREDRVHSIALVGDLGKAGPLGEDGVMDTIAFWMQEAGQDSTIIFLGDNIYPNGVPPEGSFKRTAALQKLQHQLDLLKTYPGKAIYLSGNHDWNKGRKDGYDYVLRQEKIITEQLGDPTAYLPPAGSLGPVTVEVNDQFLIVVINTQWWVQAGFKPLDSGNGSKYSNPKEFFPALEAVLEANENRFILLAAHHPMYSNALHGGKFTVKQQLFPLTFIHKKAYVPLPIMGSLFRIYRKYIGAHEDMSFPPFKKFRKRLLKVFNKHQAIFYVAGHDHNLQYFKVKGNHFAVSGSGSKTNFVAKGGKASFSHESKGFMVLDQYKDGTVWLRVLEPPVNASEPPYLMFQKCIYSPEAKSIPAR; encoded by the coding sequence ATGTTTTACCAAATAGTCCTCTTCCTCTTTCTGGCCCTTGCCCTCTGGCTGCTTTATTCTTACCTGAAAGAACGAAAGTACCGCAAAAAGCCCTTCTACGCCTTGGCAGATGTAGGCTGGCGCACCATCTCCCCGCCGCCCAGAGAAGACAGAGTCCATTCCATAGCCCTGGTGGGTGACCTTGGCAAAGCGGGCCCTTTGGGCGAAGACGGGGTCATGGACACCATTGCCTTCTGGATGCAGGAAGCAGGCCAAGACAGTACTATTATTTTCCTGGGAGACAACATCTACCCCAACGGCGTTCCGCCCGAAGGTTCCTTTAAGCGTACCGCCGCCCTCCAGAAACTTCAGCACCAGTTAGACCTGCTCAAAACCTATCCAGGCAAAGCCATTTACCTCAGCGGGAATCATGATTGGAACAAAGGCCGCAAAGACGGATATGACTATGTGCTCCGGCAGGAGAAAATCATCACCGAACAATTGGGTGACCCTACGGCATATCTTCCGCCGGCCGGTAGCCTGGGCCCCGTCACGGTAGAGGTGAATGACCAGTTCCTGATTGTGGTGATCAACACACAGTGGTGGGTACAGGCGGGTTTTAAGCCACTTGACTCTGGTAACGGGAGCAAGTATTCTAACCCAAAAGAGTTCTTCCCGGCCCTGGAAGCGGTGCTGGAGGCCAATGAAAACCGGTTTATCTTGCTGGCGGCGCACCACCCCATGTACAGCAATGCCCTGCACGGAGGCAAGTTCACCGTTAAGCAGCAGTTATTCCCTCTTACATTTATCCATAAGAAAGCCTATGTGCCTCTTCCTATCATGGGCAGCCTCTTCCGGATTTACCGCAAGTACATTGGCGCCCATGAAGACATGTCGTTCCCACCGTTCAAGAAGTTCAGGAAGCGCCTGCTTAAGGTTTTTAACAAGCACCAGGCCATCTTCTACGTGGCGGGCCATGACCACAACCTGCAGTATTTTAAAGTGAAGGGCAACCACTTTGCCGTAAGCGGCTCGGGCAGTAAAACCAATTTTGTAGCCAAAGGCGGAAAGGCCTCCTTCTCCCATGAGAGCAAGGGGTTCATGGTGCTGGACCAATACAAAGACGGCACGGTTTGGCTGCGGGTCCTGGAGCCTCCCGTCAACGCCTCAGAGCCTCCCTACCTTATGTTCCAGAAGTGCATCTATTCACCAGAGGCGAAATCTATTCCTGCACGTTAG